In the Thermoplasmata archaeon genome, one interval contains:
- a CDS encoding AsnC family transcriptional regulator → MELDETDTKILRALQEDARRSFRELARRVGVSVPTVSARVATLERLGILAGYHAAIDPERLHQTRLVLLLACRRGTADEVGQRLARLPEVRWTIRTDRSRIVAEAVLPTSRGREAFLRRVRSIDGIISTTLHVAARRFKDIPRAILSGPLSAAVACFECGKPIEGEPTKIRMEGRTHFLCCGSCERLYRERFARIKAAIRGR, encoded by the coding sequence ATGGAACTGGACGAAACGGACACGAAAATCCTGCGGGCGCTCCAAGAAGACGCCCGACGGTCGTTCCGCGAACTCGCGCGCCGGGTCGGGGTCAGTGTCCCGACGGTGAGCGCCCGAGTGGCGACCCTCGAGCGCCTCGGAATCTTGGCCGGATACCACGCGGCGATCGACCCCGAGAGGCTCCACCAAACGCGGCTCGTGCTGCTCCTCGCATGCCGACGAGGAACGGCCGACGAGGTGGGCCAGCGGCTCGCGAGACTGCCCGAAGTGCGTTGGACGATCCGCACCGACCGCTCGCGCATCGTCGCCGAGGCGGTTCTCCCGACATCGAGGGGCCGTGAGGCGTTCCTCCGGCGCGTCCGGTCGATCGACGGCATCATCTCGACGACGCTTCACGTGGCGGCGAGGCGATTCAAGGACATCCCGCGGGCGATCCTCTCCGGGCCGCTGTCGGCCGCGGTCGCGTGCTTCGAGTGCGGCAAGCCGATCGAGGGGGAGCCGACCAAGATCCGCATGGAGGGCCGCACCCACTTCCTGTGCTGCGGCTCGTGCGAGCGGCTGTACCGCGAGAGGTTCGCGCGGATCAAGGCCGCGATCCGAGGCCGCTGA
- a CDS encoding PAC2 family protein, whose translation MAQVELRTIKEVNLKGGTVVAAFPSVGLVSTITATYLITRLPVDQVVALESADFPSLSMIYAKKPKFPARVYASAAQRLAIFICEMPLPMSTHRAVADVLLKWSHDQGARQIVPLEGLPADPEAPVSGEPPVWAVGSTDRARAELEKLGIEQLETGMITGVTGVLLNEGRWRNADVIALLAEARSDQPDARAAVALVHILDELLPEISIDLKPLQEQATALEMHLTRLKQQAKAVVPPEPIPSEMYR comes from the coding sequence ATGGCGCAGGTCGAGTTGCGGACGATCAAGGAGGTCAACCTGAAAGGCGGCACGGTCGTCGCGGCGTTCCCGAGCGTCGGGCTCGTGAGCACGATCACGGCGACGTACCTGATCACGAGGCTGCCGGTGGACCAAGTAGTCGCACTCGAGTCCGCCGACTTCCCGTCGCTCTCGATGATCTACGCGAAGAAGCCGAAGTTCCCCGCCCGCGTCTACGCGTCGGCGGCCCAGAGGCTCGCGATCTTCATCTGCGAGATGCCGCTGCCGATGTCGACGCACCGGGCCGTCGCGGACGTCCTCCTGAAGTGGTCTCACGACCAGGGTGCGCGCCAGATCGTCCCGCTCGAAGGCTTGCCGGCGGACCCGGAGGCGCCGGTCTCGGGCGAGCCGCCGGTCTGGGCCGTCGGGAGCACGGACCGCGCCCGCGCGGAGCTCGAGAAGCTCGGGATCGAGCAGCTGGAGACGGGGATGATCACCGGCGTCACGGGCGTCCTCCTGAACGAGGGCCGGTGGCGCAACGCGGATGTGATCGCGCTCCTCGCGGAAGCCCGGTCGGATCAGCCGGATGCGCGCGCGGCGGTGGCCCTCGTGCACATCCTCGACGAACTGCTGCCCGAGATCTCGATCGACCTGAAGCCGCTGCAGGAGCAGGCGACCGCCCTTGAGATGCACCTGACCCGGCTCAAACAACAGGCGAAGGCGGTCGTGCCGCCCGAACCGATCCCGAGCGAGATGTACCGCTAG